One window from the genome of Cricetulus griseus strain 17A/GY chromosome 2, alternate assembly CriGri-PICRH-1.0, whole genome shotgun sequence encodes:
- the Sdc3 gene encoding syndecan-3 isoform X2, which yields MKPGPPRRGAAHGPRVDTTTHAPGARGLLLPPLLLLLLAGRAAGAQRWRSENFERPVDLEGSGDDDLFPDDELDDLYSGSGSGYFEQESGLETAMRFVPDMALAAPTAPAVLPTTDIQPVDTPFEGLLSEHPSPEPVTSPPLVTEVTEVQEEPSQRATTISITTSTTAATTTGAPTMATAPATAATTAAGTPAVPPATATTADVRTTSIQGLLPLPLTTAATAQATTPAVPSPPTTVAVLDTEAPTPRLVSTATSRPRALPRPVTTQEPDIAERSTLPLGTTAPGPTEVAQTPTPESLLTTIQDEPEVPVSGGPSGDFELQEETTQPDTANEVVAVGGAAAKPSPPPGTLPKDARPGPGLHDNTIDSGSSAAQLPQKSILERKEVLVAVIVGGVVGALFAAFLVTLLIYRMKKKDEGSYTLEEPKQASVTYQKPDKQEEFYA from the exons GCTCAACGCTGGCGCAGCGAGAACTTTGAGAGGCCGGTGGACCTTGAGGGCTCAGGGGACGACGACTTGTTTCCTGATGATGAACTGGATGACCTCTACTCAGGGTCGGGCTCCGGCT actTTGAGCAGGAGTCTGGCCTGGAGACAGCCATGCGGTTCGTCCCCGACATGGCCCTGGCTGCACCCACTGCGCCTGCCGTGCTACCCACGACAGATATTCAGCCCGTGGATACCCCATTTGAGGGGCTCCTTTCTGAGCACCCCAGCCCGGAACCAGTTACCAGTCCCCCGCTGGTAACAGAGGTGACAGAAGTCCAGGAAGAGCCCAGCCAGAGAGCCACCACTATTTCCATCACCACTTCTACCACCGCTGCCACCACTACAGGGGCCCCTACTATGGCCACAGCACCTGCCACAGCAGCAACCACTGCCGCTGGCACTCCCGCAGTACCCCCTGCCACGGCCACCACTGCTGATGTAAGGACCACCAGCATACAGGGGCTGCTGCCTCTTCCCCTGACCACGGCTGCCACAGCCCAGGCCACTACCCCAGCAGTGCCCTCACCACCAACTACTGTGGCTGTCTTGGACACGGAGGCCCCAACACCTAGGCTGGTCAGCACAGCTACCTCGAGGCCACGGGCCCTTCCTCGGCCAGTCACCACCCAGGAGCCTGATATTGCTGAGAGGAGTACCCTGCCACTGGGGACCACCGCTCCTGGACCCACGGAGGTGGCTCAG ACCCCGACTCCTGAGTCCCTTCTGACTACCATCCAGGATGAGCCAGAGGTGCCAGTGAGTGGGGGACCCAGTGGGGACTTCGAGCTGCAAGAAGAGACCACACAGCCTGACACAGCCAATGAAGTGGTGGCTGTGGGAGGAGCCGCAGCCAAGCCCTCACCTCCGCCAGGGACACTGCCCAAGGATGCCCGCCCAGGCCCTGGCCTCCACGACAACACCATCGACTCCGGCAGCTCGGCTGCCCAGCTGCCTCAGAAGAGCATCCTAGAGCGGAAGGAGGTGCTCGTAG CTGTGATCGTAGGTGGGGTGGTGGGCGCCCTCTTCGCTGCCTTCCTGGTCACACTGCTCATCTACCGCATGAAGAAGAAGGACGAGGGCAGCTACACCTTGGAGGAGCCCAAGCAGGCGAGCGTCACGTACCAGAAGCCTGACAAGCAGGAGGAGTTTTATGCTTAG